The Luteimonas galliterrae genome contains a region encoding:
- a CDS encoding autotransporter domain-containing protein, translating into MAAALALTAAPALAQTYSQTVFFGDSLTDAGYFRPLLPPEAQPVIGQFTTNPGWVWSQYVADYYGTGATPNGNGQNGTNYAAGGARVGVDTSGALGPIPSLATQTTRYLAANGGRADPNALYTVWGGANDLFAVAADPSQAPAIIGGAVTAQAGIVATLKGAGARYIVVPTIPDIGLTPSSRAGGAVGMAQGTALATAYNNALFGALGGAGLRVIPLDTFHFLQEAVANPGLYGFRNVTDPACVVESSLTCSPLAYVSPDAANAYLFADGVHPTVAAHQILSQLAVSALEGPRQIALLPHSAATIGRARADRVSAHRSGKPDADGMRWWADVRGDNQRFDKGGTGAGFDGGGPTLTFGVDWASGNLVYGAFAGYGRQKIDFGGRAGDFDQSDTSLGGFLGWHGEQGLWANAQVSYTKLAFDVDRKVNLGPATRTHSGSPDGDNLSIGIDAGWEFGDGALRHGPVIGLLSQRIDVDGYAESQPALSSSLAFPEQNYDSLIGSAGWQASYAINDHVKPYAQLTYDREFEDYAEEAFARAQSLPGTGTYAVPGLDFDRDYGTLVLGVQSAVFGLDANIGASVTVGQEEGNNASVFATLGKGF; encoded by the coding sequence CTGGCCGCCGCACTGGCGTTGACCGCCGCGCCGGCGCTCGCGCAGACCTATTCGCAGACCGTGTTCTTCGGCGACAGCCTGACCGACGCCGGCTATTTCCGGCCCTTGCTGCCGCCCGAGGCGCAGCCGGTCATCGGCCAATTCACCACCAACCCCGGCTGGGTCTGGTCGCAATACGTGGCCGATTATTACGGCACCGGCGCAACGCCCAACGGCAATGGCCAGAACGGCACCAATTACGCCGCTGGCGGCGCGCGCGTAGGCGTGGACACCAGCGGCGCATTGGGCCCGATTCCGTCGTTGGCCACGCAGACCACGCGCTATCTCGCCGCCAATGGCGGGCGCGCCGATCCGAACGCGCTGTACACCGTATGGGGCGGCGCCAACGATCTGTTCGCGGTGGCCGCCGATCCGTCGCAGGCGCCGGCCATCATCGGCGGTGCGGTGACGGCGCAGGCCGGCATCGTCGCCACGTTGAAAGGCGCCGGCGCGCGTTACATCGTGGTGCCGACCATTCCCGACATCGGCCTCACCCCGTCGTCGCGCGCCGGCGGCGCCGTCGGCATGGCGCAGGGCACCGCGCTCGCCACCGCTTACAACAATGCGTTGTTCGGTGCGCTCGGCGGCGCCGGGTTGCGCGTAATTCCGCTGGATACGTTCCACTTCCTGCAGGAAGCGGTCGCCAATCCTGGCCTGTACGGTTTCCGCAACGTCACCGATCCCGCCTGCGTCGTCGAGTCTTCGCTGACCTGCAGTCCGTTGGCTTATGTCAGTCCCGATGCGGCCAACGCTTATTTGTTCGCCGACGGCGTGCATCCCACCGTCGCGGCGCACCAGATCCTCAGCCAGCTCGCCGTATCGGCGCTGGAAGGCCCGCGCCAGATCGCGCTGCTGCCGCACTCGGCCGCCACGATCGGCCGCGCCCGCGCCGACCGCGTGTCCGCGCACCGGTCCGGCAAGCCCGATGCCGACGGCATGCGCTGGTGGGCCGACGTGCGCGGCGACAACCAGCGCTTCGACAAGGGCGGCACCGGCGCCGGCTTCGACGGCGGCGGTCCGACGCTGACCTTCGGCGTCGATTGGGCCAGCGGCAACCTGGTGTACGGCGCGTTCGCCGGCTATGGCCGGCAGAAGATCGACTTCGGCGGCCGCGCCGGCGATTTCGACCAGAGCGACACCAGCCTGGGCGGCTTCCTCGGCTGGCATGGCGAGCAAGGCCTGTGGGCGAATGCGCAGGTCAGCTACACCAAGCTGGCGTTCGACGTCGACCGCAAGGTCAATCTCGGCCCGGCCACGCGTACGCACAGCGGTTCGCCCGACGGCGACAACCTCAGCATCGGCATCGATGCCGGTTGGGAATTCGGCGACGGCGCGCTGCGCCACGGTCCGGTGATCGGCCTCCTGTCGCAGCGCATCGATGTGGACGGTTATGCGGAAAGCCAGCCGGCCCTGTCCAGTTCGCTGGCGTTCCCCGAGCAGAACTACGACTCGCTGATCGGCAGCGCCGGCTGGCAGGCCAGCTATGCGATCAACGACCATGTGAAGCCTTATGCCCAGCTGACCTACGACCGCGAGTTCGAGGATTACGCCGAAGAGGCGTTCGCGCGCGCGCAATCGCTGCCGGGCACCGGCACGTACGCGGTGCCGGGCCTGGATTTCGACCGCGATTACGGCACCCTGGTGCTGGGCGTGCAGTCGGCCGTGTTCGGACTGGACGCCAATATCGGCGCCAGCGTCACCGTCGGCCAGGAGGAGGGCAACAATGCCTCCGTGTTCGCCACGCTGGGCAAGGGTTTCTGA
- the thiS gene encoding sulfur carrier protein ThiS gives MDILLNGDPVSLPDASTTIAALLAAQGLAERRVAVEINGEIVPRGRHGEHRLQAGDKVEIVHALGGG, from the coding sequence ATGGACATTCTCTTGAACGGCGACCCGGTGTCGCTGCCCGACGCCTCCACCACCATCGCCGCCCTGCTTGCCGCCCAGGGCCTGGCCGAACGCCGCGTGGCGGTCGAAATCAACGGCGAGATCGTGCCGCGCGGGCGGCATGGCGAGCATCGGCTGCAGGCCGGGGACAAAGTCGAGATCGTGCATGCGCTCGGCGGCGGCTAG
- a CDS encoding thiazole synthase codes for MTLLTAPDDALVIAGKAYRSRLLTGTGKFKDLDETRRATDAAGAQIVTVAIRRTNIGQNPGEPNLLDVLPPDKYTILPNTAGCYTAEDAVRTCRLARELLDGHNLTKLEVLGDQKTLFPDVVQTLKAAEQLVADGFEVMVYTSDDPILAKRLEEIGCVAVMPLAAPIGSGLGIQNKWNLIEIVENAKVPIIVDAGVGTASDAAIAMELGCDGVLMNTAIAGAKDPVLMAQAMRLAVEAGRAAFRAGRIPRKRYASASSPVDGLIG; via the coding sequence ATGACTCTCCTCACCGCACCCGATGACGCCCTGGTCATCGCCGGCAAGGCCTACCGCTCGCGCCTGCTCACGGGCACCGGCAAATTCAAGGATCTCGACGAAACCCGCCGCGCCACCGACGCCGCCGGCGCGCAGATCGTCACCGTCGCTATCCGCCGCACCAACATCGGCCAGAATCCCGGCGAGCCCAACTTGCTCGACGTGTTGCCGCCGGACAAGTACACGATCCTGCCCAATACCGCCGGCTGCTACACCGCCGAAGACGCCGTGCGCACCTGCCGCTTGGCGCGCGAACTGCTCGATGGCCACAACCTCACCAAGCTGGAAGTGCTCGGCGACCAGAAGACGCTGTTCCCCGACGTGGTGCAGACGCTGAAAGCGGCGGAACAGCTGGTCGCCGACGGCTTCGAGGTGATGGTCTACACCAGCGACGATCCGATCCTGGCCAAGCGCCTGGAAGAGATCGGCTGCGTCGCGGTGATGCCGCTGGCCGCGCCGATCGGTTCGGGCCTGGGCATCCAGAACAAATGGAACCTGATCGAGATCGTCGAAAACGCGAAGGTGCCGATCATCGTCGACGCCGGCGTCGGCACCGCATCGGACGCCGCGATCGCGATGGAACTGGGCTGCGATGGCGTGCTGATGAATACCGCGATCGCAGGGGCCAAGGATCCGGTGCTGATGGCGCAGGCGATGAGGCTCGCCGTCGAAGCCGGCCGCGCCGCGTTCCGCGCCGGGCGCATTCCGCGCAAACGCTACGCCAGCGCTTCGTCGCCGGTCGACGGGCTCATCGGTTAG
- the trmB gene encoding tRNA (guanosine(46)-N7)-methyltransferase TrmB, whose product MTEPLQKKPYTQQEGRRSVRSFVLRQGRFTPAQQRAFDELWPRFGLDYQGRPRDFDAAFGRSAPRVLEIGFGNGEALRFAAAGDAARDYIGIEVHAPGVGRLLNALAQDGSEHVRVYHHDAVEVLTQELADGSLDEIRIYFPDPWHKKRHHKRRLLQPEFAGLLARKLAPGGRLHLATDWRDYAEQMWDVLDATAGLRNPAGPRGHVPRPPWRPQTHFESRGQRLGHEVFDLVYERIAPTTDLR is encoded by the coding sequence ATGACCGAGCCGCTGCAAAAGAAGCCCTACACCCAGCAGGAAGGCCGCCGCAGCGTGCGCAGCTTCGTGCTGCGGCAGGGACGCTTCACCCCGGCGCAGCAGCGCGCGTTCGACGAACTGTGGCCGCGTTTCGGGCTGGACTACCAAGGCCGGCCGCGCGATTTCGACGCGGCGTTCGGCCGCAGCGCACCGCGCGTGCTCGAGATCGGTTTCGGCAACGGCGAGGCGCTGCGCTTCGCCGCGGCCGGCGACGCGGCGCGCGACTACATCGGCATCGAAGTGCACGCGCCCGGCGTGGGCCGGCTGTTGAACGCATTGGCGCAAGACGGCAGCGAGCATGTCCGCGTCTATCATCACGATGCGGTCGAAGTGCTGACCCAGGAGCTAGCGGACGGCTCGCTCGACGAGATCCGCATCTACTTCCCCGACCCCTGGCACAAGAAACGCCACCACAAGCGCCGGCTGCTGCAACCCGAGTTCGCCGGCCTGCTGGCGCGCAAGCTCGCGCCCGGCGGCCGCTTGCACCTGGCGACCGATTGGCGGGACTATGCCGAACAGATGTGGGACGTACTCGACGCCACCGCCGGCCTGCGCAACCCCGCCGGGCCGCGCGGGCACGTGCCGCGGCCGCCGTGGCGGCCGCAAACGCATTTCGAATCGCGCGGCCAGCGCCTGGGCCACGAAGTTTTCGACTTGGTCTACGAACGCATCGCTCCCACAACGGACTTGAGATAA
- a CDS encoding SLC13 family permease produces the protein MDSALTLTSDMKLVLGLVGLTMALFLFDRIRADVVALVVLVLLGLTGLVAPEDLFGGFSGGAVISVISTMILGAGLERTGALNRLAAWLLRRAHGVEQRLLLLTTAVAGLNSSIMQNPSVMALYLPVASRLSSRTGLALSRLLLPIAAAIVMGGALTMVGNSPLILLNDLLISANSNLPSGAATIEPLRMFAPLPIGLALLGASLLYFRYFGDKELRDDVAGGVTPARTESYFARAYGIEGDVFELTVSADSPLVGMALGEAEALRGAPLLLALKTGNESRLAPPADARIWVGSVLGAMGPRQQVADFAQNNFLRMSTRLREFRDLFNPSRAGISEAVVPPTSKFIGKNSAELQLRKQYGISLLAINRDKEVLRDNVRQVPLRAGDMLVLHSIWQDLGEAASAKDFVVVTDYPKGEQRPHKFKIAMTIFAITMLLALSSRIPVSIALMTGVAGMLIAGVLNMDEAYGAINWKTVFLMACLIPLGWAMDSSGAAAWVAGHTLARLPEGLPIWVLELAVAILTTLFSLVISHVGATIVMVPMAVNLALAAGGNPVAFALIVALSASNNFMTASNPVMSMITGPAGYTSRDLWRIGGPLSLIYVVIAVAAVNVMFWGK, from the coding sequence ATGGACAGCGCGCTGACCCTCACCTCCGACATGAAGCTCGTGCTCGGGCTGGTCGGACTGACGATGGCGCTGTTCCTGTTCGACCGCATCCGCGCCGACGTGGTCGCGCTGGTGGTGCTGGTGCTGCTGGGCCTGACCGGCCTGGTCGCGCCGGAAGACCTGTTCGGCGGTTTCTCCGGCGGCGCGGTGATCAGCGTCATTTCCACCATGATCCTCGGCGCGGGCCTGGAACGTACCGGCGCGCTGAACCGGCTGGCCGCGTGGCTGCTGCGGCGCGCGCACGGCGTCGAACAACGATTATTGCTGTTGACGACCGCAGTGGCGGGCCTCAACTCGTCGATCATGCAGAACCCGTCGGTGATGGCGCTGTACCTGCCGGTCGCTTCGCGCCTGAGTTCGCGCACCGGCCTGGCGCTATCGCGGCTGCTGCTGCCGATCGCCGCCGCGATCGTGATGGGCGGCGCGCTGACCATGGTCGGCAACTCGCCGCTCATCCTGCTCAACGACCTGCTGATCTCGGCCAACAGCAATCTGCCGTCGGGCGCGGCCACCATCGAGCCGCTGCGCATGTTCGCCCCGCTGCCGATCGGCCTGGCGTTGCTGGGCGCCTCGCTCTTGTATTTCCGTTATTTCGGCGACAAGGAACTGCGCGACGACGTCGCCGGCGGCGTCACACCGGCGCGCACCGAAAGCTATTTCGCGCGCGCCTACGGCATCGAAGGCGACGTGTTCGAACTCACCGTCAGCGCCGACAGTCCGCTGGTGGGCATGGCGCTGGGCGAGGCCGAAGCCCTGCGCGGCGCGCCGCTGCTGCTGGCGCTGAAGACCGGCAACGAATCGCGGCTGGCGCCGCCGGCCGATGCGCGCATCTGGGTCGGCAGCGTGCTCGGCGCGATGGGCCCGCGCCAGCAGGTCGCCGATTTCGCGCAGAACAACTTCCTGCGCATGAGCACGCGCTTGCGCGAATTCCGCGATCTGTTCAACCCCAGCCGCGCCGGCATTTCCGAAGCGGTGGTGCCGCCGACTTCGAAGTTCATCGGCAAGAACTCGGCCGAACTGCAATTGCGCAAGCAGTACGGCATCAGCCTGCTGGCGATCAACCGCGACAAGGAAGTGCTGCGCGACAACGTGCGCCAGGTGCCGCTGCGCGCCGGCGACATGCTGGTGCTGCACAGCATCTGGCAGGACCTGGGCGAGGCCGCGTCGGCCAAGGACTTCGTGGTCGTCACCGACTATCCGAAAGGCGAGCAGCGGCCGCACAAGTTCAAGATCGCGATGACCATCTTCGCCATCACCATGCTGCTGGCGCTGAGCTCGCGCATCCCGGTGTCGATCGCGCTGATGACCGGTGTGGCCGGCATGCTGATCGCAGGCGTGCTGAACATGGACGAGGCCTACGGCGCGATCAACTGGAAAACCGTATTTTTGATGGCCTGCCTGATCCCGCTCGGCTGGGCGATGGATTCCAGCGGCGCCGCGGCCTGGGTGGCCGGGCATACGTTGGCGCGCTTGCCGGAAGGTTTGCCGATCTGGGTGCTGGAATTGGCGGTCGCGATATTGACTACGCTGTTCTCGCTGGTGATCAGCCACGTCGGCGCGACCATCGTGATGGTGCCGATGGCGGTCAACCTGGCGTTGGCGGCGGGCGGCAATCCGGTGGCGTTCGCGCTGATCGTGGCACTGTCGGCGTCCAACAACTTCATGACCGCATCCAATCCGGTGATGTCGATGATCACCGGGCCGGCGGGTTATACCTCCCGGGATCTGTGGCGCATCGGCGGGCCGTTGTCGCTGATCTACGTGGTCATCGCGGTGGCTGCGGTGAATGTGATGTTTTGGGGCAAGTGA
- a CDS encoding Rieske (2Fe-2S) protein: MRGYSRQPLIALADIADGGFAEVEAALDGDAESLILYRDGQRVRAWLNVCPHAGRRLDWAPGKFLKSKEGLLVCAAHGASFELAEGLCVAGPCRGSHLRVVPVSVVDGDVWLGSCGSGFSRELLQDSSDP; the protein is encoded by the coding sequence ATGCGCGGTTACAGCCGGCAGCCGCTGATCGCGCTCGCCGATATCGCCGACGGCGGCTTCGCCGAAGTCGAAGCCGCGCTGGACGGCGATGCCGAGTCGCTGATCCTCTACCGCGACGGCCAGCGGGTGCGCGCATGGCTCAACGTCTGCCCGCACGCCGGCCGGAGGCTGGACTGGGCGCCGGGCAAGTTCCTCAAGAGCAAGGAAGGCCTGTTGGTTTGCGCGGCGCACGGCGCGAGCTTCGAGCTGGCCGAAGGATTATGCGTGGCCGGGCCGTGCCGGGGTTCGCATTTGCGCGTGGTTCCGGTATCTGTCGTCGACGGCGATGTCTGGCTCGGCTCTTGTGGGAGCGGCTTTAGCCGCGAGCTTTTGCAAGACTCATCTGATCCGTAA
- a CDS encoding fumarylacetoacetate hydrolase family protein, with protein MTDPATTDAIPAPTPSRIPVRGGGMFPVRRIYCVGRNFADHAKEMGAAAPASKAERGQPVFFLKPADAIVTDGVVPYPHGTHDLHHEIELVVALGRDAPAGVLDPHNAEKLVYGYGVGLDLTRRDLQAAAKAKGLPWDTGKAFDHSAPVSELVPAAAVGDLDTLTLTLLVSGEPRQRGALSDLIWNVGDILHELSKLYALRAGDLIFMGTPAGVGPLQVGDAFVARLDGIAELRGEIVMPTGTGVG; from the coding sequence ATGACCGATCCCGCGACGACCGACGCGATCCCCGCGCCGACGCCATCGCGCATACCCGTGCGTGGCGGCGGCATGTTTCCCGTGCGCCGCATCTACTGCGTCGGCCGCAATTTCGCCGACCACGCCAAAGAGATGGGCGCGGCCGCGCCGGCGTCGAAAGCCGAACGCGGACAGCCGGTGTTCTTCCTCAAGCCCGCCGACGCCATCGTCACCGACGGCGTGGTGCCCTATCCGCACGGTACGCACGACCTGCATCACGAAATCGAATTGGTGGTCGCGCTGGGCCGCGACGCCCCCGCCGGCGTGCTCGATCCGCACAACGCCGAGAAGCTGGTCTACGGCTATGGCGTCGGCCTGGACCTGACCCGCCGCGACCTGCAGGCCGCGGCCAAGGCCAAAGGCTTGCCCTGGGACACCGGCAAGGCCTTCGACCACTCCGCGCCGGTCAGCGAACTGGTGCCGGCCGCAGCCGTGGGCGATCTCGACACGCTCACGCTGACGCTGCTGGTGAGCGGCGAGCCCCGCCAGCGCGGCGCGCTGTCGGACCTGATCTGGAACGTCGGCGACATCCTCCACGAATTGTCCAAGCTCTACGCGTTGCGCGCGGGCGACCTGATCTTCATGGGCACGCCCGCCGGCGTCGGGCCGCTGCAGGTCGGCGATGCGTTCGTCGCCCGTCTGGACGGCATCGCCGAGCTGCGCGGCGAGATCGTGATGCCCACCGGCACTGGTGTAGGCTAA
- the mscL gene encoding large-conductance mechanosensitive channel protein MscL, which translates to MGMIGEFKEFAMRGNVVDLAVGVVIGAAFGKIVTALVDKVIMPPIGLLVGGVDFSKWAITLKEAGVDAAGKEIPAVVLGIGEFLNTVIQFVIVAFAIFMVVKAINRMNRKPPEAPAAPPEEVLLLREIRDNLKR; encoded by the coding sequence ATGGGCATGATCGGTGAATTCAAGGAATTCGCGATGCGCGGCAATGTCGTCGACTTGGCCGTCGGCGTCGTGATCGGCGCGGCCTTCGGCAAGATCGTCACCGCGCTGGTGGACAAAGTGATCATGCCGCCGATCGGCCTGCTGGTCGGCGGCGTCGACTTCTCGAAATGGGCGATCACGCTGAAGGAAGCCGGCGTGGATGCGGCCGGCAAGGAGATCCCGGCGGTGGTGCTCGGCATCGGCGAGTTCCTGAATACCGTCATCCAGTTCGTCATCGTCGCGTTTGCGATCTTCATGGTGGTCAAGGCGATCAACCGCATGAACCGCAAGCCGCCCGAGGCGCCCGCCGCGCCGCCGGAAGAGGTGCTGCTGCTGCGCGAGATCCGCGACAACCTCAAGCGCTGA
- a CDS encoding M20/M25/M40 family metallo-hydrolase, which produces MRFSLSIAALTLAIAATPAVAQKATTIPESAVANAATLREKALASDLGWKITESLTTEVGPRLAGSEADARAVAWAVAKFKQLGYDKVWTEPVTFPKWVRRSEHGEVVGAHAQKLYLTALGGSPGGTVEAEVVRFPDLAALQAAPDGSLAGKIAFVDYQMKKMRDGSDYRNGGGIRGRGPSAAVRKGAVAFLMRSAGTDNHRVPHTGATRFEDGLKPIPAAALSIPDADQLARLVALGPTKVRVALDCGFDGEYTSQNVIGEIRGSGKPDEVVLIGGHLDSWDHGTGAIDDGAGIGLSMAAAVLVKPLKPKRTIRVVAFSNEEQGLYGGRAYAEKYFKDVSKHHIAAESDFGAGRIYAFSSSAPDYAKPAVEQIAKALAPLGIEYAPGTGGPESDIGALAARGMAWGYLGHDGTDYFDLHHNADDTLDKIDPKALAQNVAAYAVFTYLTAQSDGDFGSAPKAAEPRER; this is translated from the coding sequence ATGCGCTTTTCGCTGTCGATCGCCGCGTTGACGCTTGCCATCGCCGCCACTCCCGCCGTCGCTCAGAAGGCGACCACGATCCCCGAATCCGCAGTCGCCAACGCCGCGACGCTGCGCGAAAAAGCTTTGGCCAGCGATCTCGGCTGGAAGATCACCGAATCGCTGACCACCGAAGTCGGCCCGCGCCTGGCCGGCAGCGAAGCCGATGCGCGCGCCGTCGCCTGGGCGGTGGCCAAGTTCAAGCAGCTGGGCTACGACAAGGTCTGGACCGAGCCGGTCACGTTCCCCAAATGGGTACGCCGCAGCGAACACGGCGAAGTAGTCGGCGCGCATGCGCAGAAACTCTATCTCACCGCGCTAGGCGGCAGCCCCGGCGGCACGGTCGAGGCCGAAGTCGTGCGTTTCCCGGATCTGGCGGCATTGCAGGCCGCGCCGGACGGTTCGCTGGCCGGCAAGATCGCTTTCGTCGACTACCAGATGAAAAAAATGCGCGACGGCAGCGACTACCGCAACGGCGGCGGCATCCGCGGCCGCGGCCCGTCGGCGGCGGTGCGCAAGGGCGCAGTCGCCTTCCTGATGCGCTCGGCCGGCACCGACAACCATCGCGTGCCGCATACCGGCGCCACGCGTTTCGAAGATGGCCTGAAGCCGATTCCTGCCGCGGCGCTGTCGATTCCCGATGCCGACCAGTTGGCGCGGCTGGTCGCGCTCGGCCCGACCAAAGTGCGCGTCGCGCTGGATTGCGGTTTCGACGGCGAATACACCTCGCAGAACGTGATCGGCGAAATCCGCGGCAGCGGCAAGCCCGACGAGGTCGTGCTGATCGGCGGCCATCTCGATTCCTGGGACCACGGCACCGGCGCCATCGACGACGGCGCGGGGATCGGCCTGAGCATGGCCGCCGCCGTGCTGGTCAAGCCGCTCAAGCCCAAGCGCACGATCCGCGTGGTCGCGTTCTCCAACGAAGAACAAGGCCTGTACGGCGGCCGCGCCTATGCCGAGAAATACTTCAAGGACGTGAGCAAGCACCACATCGCGGCGGAAAGCGATTTCGGCGCCGGCCGCATCTACGCCTTCAGCAGCAGCGCGCCCGATTACGCCAAGCCCGCGGTCGAGCAGATCGCCAAGGCGCTGGCGCCGCTGGGCATCGAATACGCGCCCGGCACGGGCGGCCCGGAATCCGACATCGGCGCGCTGGCCGCGCGCGGCATGGCCTGGGGCTACCTAGGACACGACGGCACCGACTATTTCGACCTGCACCACAACGCCGACGACACGCTCGACAAGATCGACCCGAAGGCGCTGGCGCAGAACGTGGCCGCGTACGCCGTGTTCACCTATCTGACGGCGCAGTCGGACGGCGATTTCGGCAGTGCGCCCAAGGCTGCAGAGCCGCGCGAAAGATAA
- a CDS encoding class I SAM-dependent methyltransferase, protein MNADAWPAWRTLDAWQQDAERIVSGEAATLPDVAEVVAGECGLCGSRLGFRNAAAGADLRERLHCLHCACNSRQRAAGMALRAAVAEARSARVYATEQASPFFIALRGRFPRSRGSEFVSGLEKRLRLSLWLLRQGAPGWVHRQDITALSFADASLDAVVSLDVLEHVPDYDKALREFARVLRPGAILVLTVPFHERHRDSRVIARLRDDGGIDHVGEPEFHGDPLSGGVLCFHHFGWGLIERLRAAGFSDADACRVHDPARGLPQGQWVLRARR, encoded by the coding sequence ATGAACGCAGACGCGTGGCCGGCATGGCGCACGCTGGACGCGTGGCAGCAAGACGCCGAACGGATCGTCAGTGGCGAAGCCGCGACCCTGCCCGATGTCGCGGAGGTCGTCGCCGGCGAATGCGGCTTGTGCGGTTCCCGTCTCGGCTTTCGGAACGCTGCGGCCGGCGCCGATCTGCGCGAACGGCTGCATTGCCTGCACTGCGCCTGCAATTCGCGCCAGCGCGCGGCTGGCATGGCGCTGCGTGCGGCCGTGGCCGAGGCCCGGTCGGCGCGCGTCTATGCGACCGAACAGGCCAGCCCGTTCTTCATCGCGCTCCGAGGCCGGTTTCCCCGTTCGCGCGGCAGCGAGTTCGTATCCGGGCTGGAAAAGCGCCTGCGCCTGTCGCTGTGGCTGCTCAGGCAGGGCGCGCCGGGATGGGTCCATCGGCAGGACATCACCGCGCTGAGCTTCGCGGATGCGTCCCTGGATGCCGTCGTCAGCCTGGATGTGCTGGAGCACGTACCGGATTACGACAAAGCGTTGCGCGAGTTCGCGCGCGTCCTGCGCCCCGGCGCGATACTCGTGCTGACGGTGCCCTTCCACGAGCGCCATCGCGACAGCCGCGTGATCGCGCGCCTGCGCGACGACGGCGGCATCGACCACGTCGGCGAGCCCGAATTCCACGGCGATCCGCTCAGCGGCGGCGTGCTGTGTTTCCACCATTTCGGGTGGGGCCTGATCGAAAGGCTGCGTGCGGCAGGATTTTCGGACGCGGACGCGTGCCGCGTGCACGACCCGGCACGCGGCCTGCCGCAAGGGCAGTGGGTGTTGCGCGCGCGGCGTTGA
- a CDS encoding TrmH family RNA methyltransferase, producing MPKPPSPWDKRGARHRPERGDREPASAPARHAGAKAELRMYGLNAVRAAFARRPEAIRKVYLAETRIPQLQPLLKWCVAHRIGYRVVDEGDLQKLAASSHHEGVVADVLREEPLPLSAWLQGLPAGRQCALWLDGVGNPHNLGAILRASAHFGAAAILLPAHSTLALSGAAARVAEGGAEAVPFVRLPEAATGIAQLRDAGFALAATVVGGGGDLFAAELPERLVYVLGAEGEGMDRELAAACDLRLSIPGSGAVESLNVASATAVLLAQWAQGG from the coding sequence ATGCCTAAGCCTCCTTCACCTTGGGACAAGCGCGGCGCGCGCCACAGGCCCGAGCGCGGCGACCGCGAACCGGCGTCCGCACCGGCCAGGCATGCCGGGGCCAAAGCGGAGTTGCGCATGTACGGCCTGAACGCGGTTCGCGCGGCGTTCGCGCGGCGGCCGGAAGCGATCCGCAAGGTGTATCTGGCCGAGACGCGCATTCCGCAGCTGCAACCCTTGTTGAAGTGGTGCGTCGCGCACCGCATCGGCTATCGGGTGGTCGACGAGGGCGACCTGCAAAAGCTCGCCGCCAGTTCGCATCATGAAGGCGTCGTGGCCGATGTGTTGCGCGAAGAGCCGCTGCCGCTGTCCGCATGGTTGCAGGGCCTGCCGGCAGGCAGGCAGTGCGCGCTGTGGCTCGATGGGGTGGGCAATCCGCACAATCTGGGCGCGATCCTGCGCGCATCCGCGCATTTCGGCGCGGCGGCGATCCTGTTGCCGGCGCATTCGACGCTGGCGTTGTCCGGCGCTGCGGCGCGCGTCGCCGAAGGCGGCGCCGAAGCGGTGCCGTTCGTGCGTCTGCCCGAAGCGGCAACTGGCATCGCTCAATTGCGCGACGCCGGTTTCGCGCTCGCCGCAACGGTAGTGGGCGGTGGCGGCGACCTTTTCGCGGCGGAGCTGCCGGAACGCCTGGTGTACGTGCTGGGCGCAGAAGGCGAGGGCATGGATCGCGAACTGGCCGCGGCGTGCGACCTACGCTTGTCGATTCCGGGCAGCGGCGCAGTCGAAAGCCTGAACGTGGCTTCGGCCACGGCCGTATTGCTGGCGCAGTGGGCGCAAGGCGGATGA
- a CDS encoding GNAT family N-acetyltransferase: MDWRSAKIEVGDGIRLRAWRADDLDALVRHADDEQVSRGVSDRFPFPYTRADGEAFLSGRVVDFHHPVFAIEIGGQACGGIGARPGQGEHAHTAEFGYWLGREFWGQGRMTRVVSAFAPWVMRELRLYRLQATVLDFNTGSARVLAKCGFSEEGLQHNAVFKRGRLHDLRVFAKVRSVLDDA; the protein is encoded by the coding sequence GTGGATTGGCGCAGCGCCAAAATCGAAGTCGGCGACGGCATACGCCTGCGCGCCTGGCGCGCGGACGATCTGGACGCGCTGGTGCGCCATGCCGACGACGAACAGGTCTCGCGCGGCGTCAGCGATCGTTTTCCGTTCCCTTACACCCGCGCCGACGGCGAGGCTTTCCTGTCCGGGCGCGTCGTCGATTTCCACCATCCGGTGTTCGCGATCGAGATCGGCGGGCAGGCCTGCGGCGGGATCGGCGCGCGGCCCGGCCAGGGCGAACATGCGCACACCGCTGAGTTCGGCTATTGGCTGGGCCGGGAATTCTGGGGCCAGGGCCGCATGACCCGGGTCGTGTCGGCGTTCGCGCCGTGGGTCATGCGCGAGTTGCGGCTGTACCGGCTGCAGGCCACCGTGCTCGACTTCAACACCGGTTCCGCGCGGGTGCTGGCCAAATGCGGCTTTTCGGAGGAAGGTTTGCAGCACAATGCGGTCTTCAAGCGCGGCAGGCTGCACGACCTGCGCGTTTTCGCCAAAGTGCGGAGCGTTCTCGACGATGCCTAA